The genomic interval AGAGCTGCAAATAACTATGCAGTTTTCGGAGATTCCACACTTCAAAAATTAGGATAAGGATCTGCAAAACCCGAAAAAAGATGCAATAACTAATTCTTAAAAAAATGAAAAAGAGACTTTTTAAAAAAACGGATCTAATCCTCCCTTCTAAAAAGGTAACTGATAAGCCCCATGGGCCTATCATCTTATTTGGCTACATAAGCGAACCTCCAGAAGGTGGCGGCGGTGGTGGTGGTGGCTGGGACCCCAATTATCCAACTTACCCTGGTACCGGAGGGGGAGGTGGTGAAAGTACAGGTGACGGAGCGGGTGGTACCTTACCAAGTGGAAATTTATCTTCAGATTATCAGGAGCAAGTAAGCGATGCTTTTTGGGCACCCCCAATAGTTAGTTTTGTGAGATTCACTGTTTATCCAAGTGGGGCAGCAACTCCAAATGTAGTTGTGAGGACGAGATCACTTGGAAATTACATGACAAAGACTACTATTCCATTTACAGCCACTACCAGAACAGTAGACGTTGGTCTCTACGCATCTAACACCCAAGTGCACGTTTATTTTCAAACGACTGACTCAAATGGAGGAAGTTGCCATTGGCAAGCAATGCACTCATAACCTTTCAAACCATAATAAACCGAAGCCTGTAACTTTTAGTTGCAGGCTTGTTAAAAAAATACAATGAACATGGAGATTAATTTTTATGACCAGATTAAAGAAATTGAAAGTACAGAGCCACAGCTGATCAGAAATAAGAAAGAGAACAGTACTTTTGAATTAAGACCTGAAAAAAGGCTGTTAGCTGATTTGTCAGGTAATTGTGGAGCATTTTTCATTAGATCAATACTTCATCAATTAAATGTTGATGAATCTTATGTCTTAAAATGGCGGTTGGAAAACAAGTATATACAATATGTAATATTGAATTACTACGCCCCAGATTGTATGCCCTCGACATTTCCGTTATCTACACTTTTAAATCAAAAAGATGGTATCCAAAGGATTAGAACTTTATTCTCAGAAGGTTATTTTTTGAAAGCAGCATTGGGGGATGCCTCATATTTTACACAAAGTTGGGATAAAACAGGCGATTTTGAACAAATAGTTTTGTTACCTGTATGTACTGGACAATACGAAAACTATATGCTTCAGAAAAAGATCTTTATTAGAAGCGAATTTAGAGTTCATACATTTTCTAAAGATATTATTCCTGGATTATCATATGTATACCATGGAGATAACCAACCTCACTACCATCAGGGTTTAAATGATTTTTTAGATAAAATTCTTACAAAGATACCTAATTCTATTCTTAGCGGTACTTTAATCGCTTGGGATATCGCACTTACAATTGACAATCAATTCTGTATTATTGAGGCTAATTTCACCGGTTTCCACCCTGAATATAGAAAAGGTTTTCAAACAACCGGATATGTGGATGACCATAAATATGGTTCAATAATTTGTGCCTGGCTTAATATATATTTTGAAGAATACTTCGGCGTACATGTAGCTAGTATAGAAAACAGTCTGTTGGAAAATTACCCATTCTACAAGGCTTTTGAATTTTATAAATCAATATTAAAAAATGAACATTTAAGTCTAGCTAGAAATAATGCGAAACGAATGGAATACTCCGTTATCACTTATCTCGGAGAAGATGGCAATCAGCTGATCATAAATTTAATAAAACACTTTTTACTTATCGATTTCACAAGTAAATATCATGTTATTGTTAATGATTTATGTCTTGAAGCTGTTTTTCAATTATTTTCATACACCAGAGGAAAGGTATTATTATATCGGGAAAGTGAAATATTCACTAATCAACATTTTGATTTGATCAAACAGCTGAACTATGAAAGGAGAAAGCAGTTATGCTGTCAGCATCTTTTAAAGAAAATCAAAAAAGGCATAATTATTTAAGAATAATGGAGATTATATGGAACAGATGGCAAATGGTTATTATAGTGTGATTACATGGAAACAATACAGTTTAGATACGCACTTTCCAAAACAGATTCAGCAACTGAACCTTGAAAATGATGATGATTACCTGTTATTTCTGAAATTTGAAGATAATTCCTTTATTCCGAATATTGATACCTTAAAAGAGTCTTTGGAGATTATTCTAAGTGAGAATGATAGGACACTTATTATTCTAACACCAAAAAAAAATGCTCCAATAGAAACAGCAAGTGAGGACGAACATGTTTGTTCTTTTTGCTGTAACCTCAACATTTTTAGTGAGACATTTAATTCAATAAAGAACTTTACCGTTAAACCTAGTGAATTACTTTTTGTCTTTTTAGACCGAATTACAATGGGAAGTAATAATTTTGACAGAATTATAGTGAAGCAACTCCCATTTATCATAAAACACTCAGTGACGAATAATGATTGTGACGTGGTTATACCGCATCTAGGGAATAAGTTATACCTTAAGAATGTCTTACACTATCTAAGTCATATTAAGGCAACTACAGGATATGTTGGTATTGACCAAATAATAGATAAGGAGATTGCTGAAATAATAACCAATAACCTTGATATTTCATTTTACAATTTTAGCCCGACACCAGTCGGACCATACGTGATCAGAAATACCCTGATTGATCAGGGAATAAATAAGCTTATATTTTTTCAAGATTCAGATGATTTGCCATGTGCTGATCGATTTGAAATAATATCAGATTACATGTATAACAACGGCTGTGATTTATGCGGTTCTCATGAATTAAGAATGGATTACTACACTAAAACCGTTCTGGCAGTAAGGTATCCTGTTGACGTAACGGCCGCGTTAAAAGATGGTCCATGGCACTCATTACTTCATCCGGCATCAGCTATTGAAAGAAAAACATTTTACGAATGTAATAAACTATCGCAGGAAAGAACTTTTGGTAATGATACAAAATTTTTACTTTATAGTTTTTTTATTATAAAAAACATTAAAAACGTTGACGAATTCCTTTATATCAGAAAACGTCATCCCAACTCCCTTACTACATCCCCTGGTACAATGATGGGTTCAGGAATTAGACGAAGCTTATTACGCTTATGGAATAACGATTTTGAATTAATAAAATCAGAGGAATTGAATTTAGAGCAATCTAGCTTATACTATCAAGACTCAGCATATCCAGTTAAATTTTGGAAAATATAACCGGTTATACTCACTATTTCACTATCAGAAGGAGTTAGTGCTTGGTGTTTTTTAAGCACGGTTGTTTTTTTTGCTTCCAAAAGCAAAAGACTTGAAACAGCAAAAAAAACCTGAAAAAGAGATTTGAGCTCAAACTCAAATCTCTTTTTCAGGTAAAATTCTAAAGTCCAGAAGCCTTCAAACCATCACGCAGATCATTTATTTTTAAGTACTTGATTAATGCTTCCGGATGATCGGTTTGCACCCCCTGAACTCCTTTATCCATCGCTGCTTTCCATTTTAACGGATCTTCATCGGCCATTTGCACATCCAAAAACACAGCTAATCCGCTTTCCTTTAATGCGGCAACAAGCGCCGGATCCGAAATATTATCAGTTGCTTCTAATGGCATTTGACGCAGAACAGCAATCAATTCTTCTTTTGTTTTTATGGACGAAGGCAAGCCACACATCAGCGGCATTTGCGGAGCCACTGCTCTCCACAACTTATACTGCTCCGCTTTATTGATATAAACAAGCACTTGCTTTTCCATCCCCGCAGCCTTAATTTCCTCGTAGGCCTGTGCTACATCAGCCTGTTTAAAATCCAGATAAATATTAATCCGGTTTTTGCACGCTTTTAAAGCTTCCATAAATGAAGGTAGACTATATAAATGACCATCCTTAGCATTCAAAGTCAGCTTTGCTACCTCGTCCAGGTTCAAATCCTGAATCCTGCCTTTGCCATTGGTCGTATGGTCTACATTTTCATTGTGAATTAAAACCAGATGACCATCACTAGTTGTACGAAGATCTATTTCTACATAATCAGCACCAAGACTGATCGCTTCCTCAATTGCGGGTATACTATTTTCAGGTTTGACCAGATGGCTTCCGCGATGCGCAATCACAATAAAACCATTTTTACATTTGGGAAGCGGAGCTACCGTCCGCTGCCCGAATGTGATCAAAGTAAAACAGCTGAATACCATTACCAGTAAGTTTGTTTTACAATTCATCATTTAATAATTTATTGCTTTGCAGCAGGGTTCATATCTGTAAATTCCGCGGCATGATCTCTGCTTGATTTTTTCAGGGAAAAAGCATCAAACAATTCTCCTGAAGTTTTGTAAGCTTCAAACTTCAGGTTCCCGCCATCCACATGAATCACCTGGAATAACTGTGTATTTTCCAGAGAAACATTCATCCATTTAGCACCATCCACTTTATACATTTTTGGGCCGGCAACAGAAACCAGGTACACTGGCCCGCTGGCTTCCCTGCCAGATAACCCGCGCGGTAAATTCTGTCCGCGGCTATAAGTATGGTCATGTCCCTGCAAAACAAGGTCTATATGATACTTGTCAAATAAAGGTTTAAACCGCTCTCTGAAGTCTTTATTGTCCCTGCTTTTGGCCGTAGAAAAGATAGGATGGTGAAAAGTGATGACCGTCCACAATTTTGTGTTTTCCTTTAAAACTTTTTCCAGCCATTCATACTCAATCTTTGCAGAAGCCTCGTCCAGAATAATCATTTGAGAATCCAATGATATTACACGTACATTTTGATAGTCAATGTAATAAACAGACTCTTCCAGGCCCTTAGGCCCATTTCCAGGCAAAGTATACTGTACACCCCAATGCGGATCCAGAATCAGCTTTCTTTTCTCATCACGAACATACTCATGGTTTCCCGGTGAAGGCATACTCGGAACCATTCCGTTGATAAAACCACCACCATAGTGCCACTCACCCCACTCCTTATCGTTGTTTGACCTGTTAATCAAGTCACCGGTATGGATAATAAAACGGGCATCCGGTTCATGAGCAAATGCTTTACGGATTACGCGCGACCATTTAGAACGGATATCATTCTGTGCATCACCCAGGTAAATAAAAGAAAAAGGCTTGCTCTGATCAGCAGATGCTGTGGTGAACTGAAACCATTCACTCCAATACTCCCCAGCACCTACACGGTAAGCATATACTGTTCCGGGCTTTAAATTATTAAAAGTAACACTGTGATACTTCGCTGTCGCATAGTTCTGACCACCAGACAATAAACGGGAATCGGCATCATAAGTTGTAATCGCATCTTCCAGGGCAGGGCTGGAATCTTCCGCTTTAATTTGTGCTTTGGCACCCACAATCGTAGTATCAGTACGCCAGGTTACTGTTTGACTAACAGCAGTACTGCCTTTCCAGGTTAAAATGACACGGTCTGGAAAAGGTTTCGGATTAAAATCCTGTGCCTGAATATTTGTAATGGCTGCAATAACCAGCAGTACAGCGGTATATATAGATTTGTTCATTTGATAAATTTTAAATTATTTGAGGTACCACATTAGTGTAGATTCTTTGTCCGGGCCAAAAGCAGCAATTGCTTTCTGGTAATTGACTTTATTTTTCGCACTTTCAGAATCTGGAAAAACATAACGTTTTGGAATTCCCCTGCCCGCAGCCAAAGGGCCGGTAACAAAAGCAGGATAACCGGTTCGGCGCTGATCAAACCAGCCTTCCGATCCTTTAAACAGCATCGCTATCCATTTCTGAGTGATCAGCTGTTCCAATGTACCATCATATTTAACCAGAGGCTGGTCAAAGTAATTTGCAGGAGCAGTGAGCCCATAACTTTTCATAGACTCTTTGATTCCCTTATAATACATGGATTCTGCAGTTTCTCCTGGCACAGTAAGTTTACCTTTCTGGATCGCTTCTGCCAGGATAAAACATTGCTCGGTATAGGTTATCAGAGTGGCGTTCAATAAAGGATTGGAAGAGCCACCATTTTTCCTAAAAAACCCGGCAGAGAAAACAGAAACATGATCCTCTCCTCCATTATATGAAGCAGGCGCATCGATCGCATTAGGTACACCAACATATTTATTAAGGTCTACAGTTGAACCGGTCGTACTTTTAACTGGTTCTACCCATAAACCCAGTCGCGGATCATTTCTTTGGACAAGCCTGTCCACCAGCTCCTTACTTACTTTTGTCTTTTGATAATCAAAATCAATCATCGCCAGCGGGCCTCCTGGCCAGCTATATGCAGCTAAATTCCCCAGATAAGCAACAGCTGCATTATCGGCACTACTTTCAAAAACAGGATAAGTAGTTTTGTCATTCATCATGGTCTGCATGTCAGTAAATGCAGCACTATACACTTTAGAAATACGCAATAACATCCTTAAACGCAAAGTATTGGCAAACTTACGCCATTGCAGCGCCTTGCCATTAAACAGCGCATCGCCTTTGGCATTAATCTCGCCGGTGCTTCCGTTTAAAAGCGCATTAGCCTCCTGCAATTCTCTCAATAAATCAGGATAAATAACCTGCTGCTGATCGTATTCAGGATAAATGAGGTTACTTTCTTTCGACTGCAGCGCCTGAGTATAAGGAATATCTCCATACAGATCAGTCAGGTAAGCAAAATTAAAAGCTTTCATAATTTTACTGATTGCTACATACTGATTCTCAGAACGGCCTTTTGCGGTTTCCAGCAAGGTTTTATTCACCGATAAACGTGCGTAGGTATCGTCCCAGTCTACCGGTCCCCAGTCAAACAGATCATAGCCAGTATTACGAACCAGTGTAAGGTACCTTGCAGCAGAAGCCGGTCTTCTGCCTACTGCATTTTCCTGGTAGCCATAAGCAGTAGACAAGATCACTTCGGACATCAGGAACTCTGTATTGGTCGTTTCCGGAGAATTTGGATTGGTATTGATTTTATCAAAATCTTTGGTGCAGGCGCTCAGTATGGCCATAAATAACACCAGGATAGTTTTATATCTGAATTTCATTTGGATACGGATTAAAAATTACAACTTAATTTACAGCCAAAAGAGCGTGTGCCCGGTAAGGTCCAATGGCCAACCCCCAGTTTAAACCCTTCGGTCACACTCATCGTAGTTTCCGGATCGTAGCCCAGGCCATTAGCAGTCCAGGTATATAAATTCCTGCCGATCAATGAGATGGAAAGATTGCTTATAGGCAATTTGCCCAATACATTTTTACTGAACACATAGGTTATAGAAGCTTCCCTGAGTTTCAGAAAGGAAGCAGAATAGGTTAAGCGTTCATAATACTTATTATAGGTGTTATTGTAAAAATCAGAGGCTGCAATAATCACCTTATTTTCATTGTAAGTACCGTCTGCACTGGCTATATAACCTGGAATAATCATCCCATCATTCCGCTTGTTTCCCTGTGAATCAACCCATGGCAAACCTCCGGTTTGTGCATCTCTGCCGGCAATAGTATTATCCGTTAACCCCGAATTGATCAGACTTTTAACTACGTAAGAATAGAAATTGCCACCTTTGCGCCAGTCCAAAAGGAAATTAAGCGTCAGGTTTTTATAGCTGAAAGTATTGTTAAAACCGATGGTAAAATCAGGATTATAATTTCCAACTTTTATATATTCAGCATTATTACGGATATAATGTCCTGTTTTATCCAGTAAAGCTGCTCCTGCGTACTGTCCGCCCGGAACTTTAGTATAACTTGGTGTATAGAAATCTCCTATTTTAGTCCCTTCTTTTATTAAATACCGGATATTATCCCCGTCTGCACTACCCATAGAATATTCAGGCAGCCCCTCCATCAGAGAGATCACCTTATTTTCATTTTTGGTAAAGTTTGCATTGATTTCCCATTTAAATGCCCCCTGAACAGGAATAGCGGTTAAGCCAACTTCCCATCCGCTATTCTGGATATTTCCGGCATTAATTAAACGGTTCGATGCACCTGAAGTAATGGTTGTTGGAATATTGATAATCTGGTTTCTTTTGTTGGTTTTATACCAGGTCACATCCAGGCCAAACCTGTTATTGAAAAAGCGCAGGTCTCCACCAAACTCATAAGAAGTTGCAATTTCAGGTTTTAAGAAGTTATTTTTAAGGTTAAACTCAATAGTAGCTCTTTTCACATCGCCCCAATCTTGGTTAAAAGGAATCGTATTGTATAACTGGTAAGGATCAGTATCACTTCCAACCTGTGCCCAGTTCGCCCTGATTTTCGCAAATGATAATACCTCAGATTTCACTTTGAACACATCCGTTAAAACTGTGCTTAATGAAACTGAAGGATAGAAATAAGAATTATTTTGAGCAGGTAATGTACTTGACCAGTCATTTCTTCCGGTTACATCCAGAAATACCATATTCTTGAAGGAGGCCTGCCCCATTCCATATAAACTATTGATTCGTTTACGGGAATTATACTGCGCATTAGTGATAGTTCCTGCACGCGCATTATTGATATTATAAATTCCCGGAATACTTAAACTTTCGGTACGCTGAGCGGTACTTCTGTTGGTCTGATCCATTTGGTTCCCCCCAACCGACAAGCCAAACGACCAGTCCTGGTTCAGCGTTTTCTTATAACTGAGCAGGAAATCTGTATTCTGCTCCTTAAAAAAAGAATTATCTACACCATAACCACCGAATTTGAATCGCTTCGCACTAAAAGGACGTTTCGTTTCATGCGCTTCATTGTATAAATCAAGCCCGGTACGCACCATTAAACTCAGATCATTCGTGATATCAAATACTGCCTGTACATTTCCGGTTATCCGGTTTCTGTCGTAACCATTGGTATGTTCATAAGCTACAAAATATGGATTATCAGAATCATCCGGAGAAAATTGTTCTAAGTTTTCCCGGCCTGGTTTCCAGTAATTCTTCAAATCATTGATATTCATATTGGAAGGCATGGAGTAAACCATTTGCGTCACACTTTCTCTGTAAGCCGACGGGCGGTTATCACTTTTATTATTTACATAACCAATATTGGTACTGATCTTTACTTTAGGATGCAATACATAAGTTGCTGCCAGGTTCAGGGTATTTCTGCTCAGATCCGTATGCGGGACAATCCCTTTATTGACCATATTGGTATAAGATAACCTGTAATTACCATCTGCATTTTTACCGGTGATGGCAATGTTATTGGTATAAGTAGAACCTGTATTGTAAAAATCTTTAGCATTGTTTGGATGTGATACCCAATCGGTAGGTACAGGCTTTCCGTTTTGGGCATCAAGCGGACTGTTCCATTGCAGGTGTTTGGTTCCTATATCAAGACGCGGCCCCCAGGCCGAAGTAGTGCTTACTGCCGGATCATCGGTATATTCTCCTGCACCAAACTGATTCTGGAAATGCGGAAACATCCAGGCCTGGTCAAACATCGCATTGGAGTTGAAGCTTACGCCTAAACCTTTTTTAGCTGATGAACCACTTTTTGTGGTGATCAGTACTACTCCGCTTCCTGCCCTGCTGCCATATAAAGCCGCAGCACTCGCTCCTTTTAAGATCGTAATGCTTTCAATATCGTCGGGGCTGATATCAGCAACCGGACTCCCATAATCTACAGAAGAACGGCCTACTTCGGAAGTTGCCCGCAGCGAATGTGCCACAGGAACACCGTCAACTACAAAAAGTGGCTGGTTATCTGTTGCAATCGATGATTGTCCGCGAATGGTAATCATTGCGGTAGATCCAGGATCAGAACCTGTACTCACCACATTTACCCCCGCTACCTTTCCGGCAATGGAATTCACCACATTCACTTCTTTGACCGTATTCACATCACTACTTTTTAAAGTAGCAATGGAATAACCAAGTGCTTTTTCATTCCGCTTGATACCCAAAGCAGTAATTACGACTTCAGACAAACCGGTTTCATCCGGA from Pedobacter sp. WC2423 carries:
- a CDS encoding glycosyltransferase family A protein, with translation MEQMANGYYSVITWKQYSLDTHFPKQIQQLNLENDDDYLLFLKFEDNSFIPNIDTLKESLEIILSENDRTLIILTPKKNAPIETASEDEHVCSFCCNLNIFSETFNSIKNFTVKPSELLFVFLDRITMGSNNFDRIIVKQLPFIIKHSVTNNDCDVVIPHLGNKLYLKNVLHYLSHIKATTGYVGIDQIIDKEIAEIITNNLDISFYNFSPTPVGPYVIRNTLIDQGINKLIFFQDSDDLPCADRFEIISDYMYNNGCDLCGSHELRMDYYTKTVLAVRYPVDVTAALKDGPWHSLLHPASAIERKTFYECNKLSQERTFGNDTKFLLYSFFIIKNIKNVDEFLYIRKRHPNSLTTSPGTMMGSGIRRSLLRLWNNDFELIKSEELNLEQSSLYYQDSAYPVKFWKI
- a CDS encoding glycerophosphodiester phosphodiesterase family protein, producing MMNCKTNLLVMVFSCFTLITFGQRTVAPLPKCKNGFIVIAHRGSHLVKPENSIPAIEEAISLGADYVEIDLRTTSDGHLVLIHNENVDHTTNGKGRIQDLNLDEVAKLTLNAKDGHLYSLPSFMEALKACKNRINIYLDFKQADVAQAYEEIKAAGMEKQVLVYINKAEQYKLWRAVAPQMPLMCGLPSSIKTKEELIAVLRQMPLEATDNISDPALVAALKESGLAVFLDVQMADEDPLKWKAAMDKGVQGVQTDHPEALIKYLKINDLRDGLKASGL
- a CDS encoding SusD/RagB family nutrient-binding outer membrane lipoprotein, with the translated sequence MKFRYKTILVLFMAILSACTKDFDKINTNPNSPETTNTEFLMSEVILSTAYGYQENAVGRRPASAARYLTLVRNTGYDLFDWGPVDWDDTYARLSVNKTLLETAKGRSENQYVAISKIMKAFNFAYLTDLYGDIPYTQALQSKESNLIYPEYDQQQVIYPDLLRELQEANALLNGSTGEINAKGDALFNGKALQWRKFANTLRLRMLLRISKVYSAAFTDMQTMMNDKTTYPVFESSADNAAVAYLGNLAAYSWPGGPLAMIDFDYQKTKVSKELVDRLVQRNDPRLGLWVEPVKSTTGSTVDLNKYVGVPNAIDAPASYNGGEDHVSVFSAGFFRKNGGSSNPLLNATLITYTEQCFILAEAIQKGKLTVPGETAESMYYKGIKESMKSYGLTAPANYFDQPLVKYDGTLEQLITQKWIAMLFKGSEGWFDQRRTGYPAFVTGPLAAGRGIPKRYVFPDSESAKNKVNYQKAIAAFGPDKESTLMWYLK
- a CDS encoding fibronectin type III domain-containing protein, producing the protein MNKSIYTAVLLVIAAITNIQAQDFNPKPFPDRVILTWKGSTAVSQTVTWRTDTTIVGAKAQIKAEDSSPALEDAITTYDADSRLLSGGQNYATAKYHSVTFNNLKPGTVYAYRVGAGEYWSEWFQFTTASADQSKPFSFIYLGDAQNDIRSKWSRVIRKAFAHEPDARFIIHTGDLINRSNNDKEWGEWHYGGGFINGMVPSMPSPGNHEYVRDEKRKLILDPHWGVQYTLPGNGPKGLEESVYYIDYQNVRVISLDSQMIILDEASAKIEYEWLEKVLKENTKLWTVITFHHPIFSTAKSRDNKDFRERFKPLFDKYHIDLVLQGHDHTYSRGQNLPRGLSGREASGPVYLVSVAGPKMYKVDGAKWMNVSLENTQLFQVIHVDGGNLKFEAYKTSGELFDAFSLKKSSRDHAAEFTDMNPAAKQ
- a CDS encoding SusC/RagA family TonB-linked outer membrane protein produces the protein MKKSAVTNQLIFKVMRFLTLIYFMLSVLFFAAQASPLKAQGLNNRISFNFKNGTLTALLKSIEKKTSLSFVYTNKDAVLNQQIEAVKANNEMVSSLLDRILTPMQLTYIVQNNQIIIKKAVRIKGKVTDEKGLPVPGVSVLEKGSNNVTTTNLNGDYSLNVREPSATLLFRMMGYQTKEFVLKGETVVNISLIPDETGLSEVVITALGIKRNEKALGYSIATLKSSDVNTVKEVNVVNSIAGKVAGVNVVSTGSDPGSTAMITIRGQSSIATDNQPLFVVDGVPVAHSLRATSEVGRSSVDYGSPVADISPDDIESITILKGASAAALYGSRAGSGVVLITTKSGSSAKKGLGVSFNSNAMFDQAWMFPHFQNQFGAGEYTDDPAVSTTSAWGPRLDIGTKHLQWNSPLDAQNGKPVPTDWVSHPNNAKDFYNTGSTYTNNIAITGKNADGNYRLSYTNMVNKGIVPHTDLSRNTLNLAATYVLHPKVKISTNIGYVNNKSDNRPSAYRESVTQMVYSMPSNMNINDLKNYWKPGRENLEQFSPDDSDNPYFVAYEHTNGYDRNRITGNVQAVFDITNDLSLMVRTGLDLYNEAHETKRPFSAKRFKFGGYGVDNSFFKEQNTDFLLSYKKTLNQDWSFGLSVGGNQMDQTNRSTAQRTESLSIPGIYNINNARAGTITNAQYNSRKRINSLYGMGQASFKNMVFLDVTGRNDWSSTLPAQNNSYFYPSVSLSTVLTDVFKVKSEVLSFAKIRANWAQVGSDTDPYQLYNTIPFNQDWGDVKRATIEFNLKNNFLKPEIATSYEFGGDLRFFNNRFGLDVTWYKTNKRNQIINIPTTITSGASNRLINAGNIQNSGWEVGLTAIPVQGAFKWEINANFTKNENKVISLMEGLPEYSMGSADGDNIRYLIKEGTKIGDFYTPSYTKVPGGQYAGAALLDKTGHYIRNNAEYIKVGNYNPDFTIGFNNTFSYKNLTLNFLLDWRKGGNFYSYVVKSLINSGLTDNTIAGRDAQTGGLPWVDSQGNKRNDGMIIPGYIASADGTYNENKVIIAASDFYNNTYNKYYERLTYSASFLKLREASITYVFSKNVLGKLPISNLSISLIGRNLYTWTANGLGYDPETTMSVTEGFKLGVGHWTLPGTRSFGCKLSCNF